The following proteins come from a genomic window of Danaus plexippus chromosome 3 unlocalized genomic scaffold, MEX_DaPlex mxdp_34, whole genome shotgun sequence:
- the LOC116768624 gene encoding retinol dehydrogenase 12-like → MTDITMLSSDVIKYVAVPVSLAVALGLIRKWRSRNWAKCTSNTCLRGKTFLITGATSGIGLETARALVKRKARVIFACRDIDKAKKVVAEIRTECDGGELIPMQLDLASFTSIEKFVDVVKAGFYKIDVLINNAGVAIPLQLDQKTKEGFEIHLGVNHLGHFYLTNLLIDLLKKAAPSRIVIVTSTLHEKAKLDFDNLYVEDQIEKAKLGKRYRHNPGYCNSKLMNLYHARALAAKYRNSGIDVYACCPGFCYTNLFRDVVQWYHYVILAPVAFWYMKTAKQGAETVLHCATDYRLEGHTGKMYRNCTEYRSTYRFSKGEENKLWEVSEALVKARRPI, encoded by the exons ATGACAGATATTACGATGTTGTCGTCAGATGTAATCAAATACGTGGCTGTACCTGTGTCTCTAGCAGTCGCACTGGGATTGATACGAAAATGGAGATCAAGGAATTGGGCAAAGTGTACGAGCAACACTTGTTTAAGGGGCAAGACCTTTCTTATTACGGGTGCCACTAGTGGTATCGGATTGGAAACGGCACGAGCTCTGGTGAAGAGGAAGGCTCGCGTGATATTTGCTTGTAGAGACATCGATAAAGCAAAGAAAGTGGTTGCAGAAATTCGAACAGAATGCGACGGCGGCGAATTG aTACCAATGCAATTGGATCTTGCATCTTTCACATCAATTGAAAAGTTCGTAGATGTTGTGAAGGccggattttataaaattgatgtaTTAATCAACAATGCAGGCGTGGCCATACCATTACAATTAGACCAGAAGACAAAAGAGGgttttgaaatacatttgGGTGTTAACCACTTGGGACACTTCTATctcacaaatttattaattgatttgttaaaaaaagctGCTCCGAGTCG AATTGTTATTGTCACATCAACCCTACATGAGAAGGCCAAACTGGATTTTGACAACCTATATGTGGAAGACCAAATCGAGAAGGCCAAATTAGGAAAACGTTACCGCCACAACCCCGGCTACTGTAACTCAAAACTCATGAATCTATACCACGCACGGGCATTGGCTGCAAAATATAGGAACTCAGGAATAGACGTGTACGCCTGTTGCCCGGGCTTCTGTTATACTAATTTGTTCAG AGATGTCGTTCAATGGTATCACTATGTTATCTTGGCTCCCGTCGCATTTTGGTACATGAAGACAGCGAAACAG GGTGCAGAGACGGTGCTGCACTGCGCAACAGATTACCGTCTGGAGGGACACACTGGGAAGATGTACCGCAACTGTACCGAGTACAGATCAACGTACCGCTTTAGTAAAGGAGAAGAAAACAAGCTATGGGAAGTTAGCGAGGCTCTCGTCAAAGCCAGGAGACCTATTTAA